The Deltaproteobacteria bacterium nucleotide sequence TTTCCCAGGACGAACAGCGCCGCGCTCTGACAAACCTCAAGCGCGTCGGCTTGCTCGAACACGCTTACAAACGCGCCGATGAACTCTCCGGCGGCGAGCAGCAGCGCGTCGCCATCGCGCGCACGCTAATGCAGCAGCCGGCGATCATCCTCGCCGACGAGCCGGTCTCCAGCCTCGACCCGAAACTTTCGCGCGTCGTCTTGGATATTCTCAAACGGGTGTGCCGTGAAGACGGCATCACCGCGCTGGTGAGCCTGCACACTCTTGAGCTTACCCGCGAGTATGCCGACCGCGTGATCGGGCTCAAAGCCGGGCAGATTTTCTTCGACGGACCGATTCAGGAACTTTCTAAGGTTGTCGTGGACTCGGTTTATGGGCAGAACGAGTAGCGGGCCCCACGCGGGGGATGAAGCCCTACATGTTTAGAGACTCGCCTTTTGCTTTTTCGTCCAGCTTCTCGATCGCGTAGCGATAACCGACCTCGATAATTTTCTCGACGCTCTTCCATTCGAAAACACCGAACTCACTGACCGGCGGTTCGAAGTATAGGTCGGCTTGAGCTTTGGCGTTCTCGCTGGCGCAGATGCCGCCGACGGTGGTGGTGCGGTAGAGGGTGTTTAAAATATTC carries:
- the phnC gene encoding phosphonate ABC transporter ATP-binding protein, whose amino-acid sequence is MLEIIDLQQSFSVAVPVLRGISFKVAQGEFVGIIGLSGSGKSTLLRCINRLVDATSGKILVPAALANGAASGAIDILKLNSRDLRHVRRKIGMIFQQFNIAKRLSVIENVLSGGLGYQPTVKSTLRIFSQDEQRRALTNLKRVGLLEHAYKRADELSGGEQQRVAIARTLMQQPAIILADEPVSSLDPKLSRVVLDILKRVCREDGITALVSLHTLELTREYADRVIGLKAGQIFFDGPIQELSKVVVDSVYGQNE